ATGAAAAGTTCTAAACAAAAACTCCTCTCTCAAATTCCCCAGGTCGATCAAATTCTAAAGCATTCTGAGTTACAACCCTTTATTTTAAAGTTTTCCCATGAATTCGTGCTTCAAAATGTTCAAACAGTAACGGAACAATATAGAGCAGAGCTGCTGGCAAAAGAGTCTTCAAATAATTCTTCCCGCGAATCAATTACAAATCAAATTTTGAGTAGAAGCTTGTCAAGAATGCAGAACTTCCTCCGTCCAAGTTTGCAAAGAGCAATAAATGGTACCGGCATTATATTGCACACAGGCTTAGGGAGGGCTCCCCTAACAAAAGAAGCAAAAGAAAATTTAGCCAAAGTTGCTGACGGATACTCTAATTTAGAAATGGATTTGGAAAGCGGAAAACGGGGCGAAAGAAATTTCCATGTGGAGGACTTGCTCCGTTATCTCACCGGCGCCGAAGCAGCTTGTGTGGTTAATAACAATGCAGCAGCCGTCCTTTTAACTTTGAATACTTTGTCTTTTCGCAAAGAAGCCGTTATTTCACGCGGCCAGCTTGTCGAGATCGGCGGCTCTTTCCGGATTCCCGAAGTGATGGAAAAGAGCGGCACAAAAATGGTTGAGGTTGGGACGACCAATAAAACTCATTTGAAAGATTATGAAAAGGCCATCTCCGGCAAGACCGGGGTAATTTGCGTCGTTCATCCCTCTAACTTTCGAGTGAAAGGATTTACTACCGAGGTGAGTTTTTCAGAGCTGGTAAGCTTAGGAGAAAAACATAACATCCCGGTTATTTATGATTTGGGCGGCGGCGTATTGGTTGATTTGAGAAAATATAATTTACCCTACGAGCCCGTCGTTGCCGAAAGTGTGGCTTCGGGGGTCGATGTCGTTACGTTCAGCGGCGACAAAGTTTTAGGAGGACCACAAGCAGGCATTATTGTTGGCAAAAAGAAATACATCGACAAAATAAAATCAAATCCACTCATGAGAGCCTTGCGGTGTGATAAACTCATTTATGCCGCTCTTGAACCCACGCTCCGCCTTTACTTAAATGAAGACGCCTTGCTAAAGGAAAACTACGTCCTGAAAATGCTTCTCGAACCGATGGAGAATTTAAATAAAAAAGCAAAAGAATTGAGTAGTAAACTCGATAGGATTAAAACTTCATGTCAATTCAAAATTGAAGACACGAATATTGAAATAGGCAGCGGTGCCATGCCCTTGGAAGAACTTCCAAGTAAAGCGATAAGTTTGTGCATGGATTCTATTTCCACGGAAACACTTGCAAAAAATTTTCGGTGCCATTCGCCGCCGATAATTGGTTATATTCGCAATAATCGATTGTTTTTCGATCTGCGCACTATTTTTGAAGATGAGCACGCAATCTTCTTCGAAGCCTGCCAGAAAATCCTGACTTCGAATTAAGCTTTTTTATTTGATTCTCCCTATCCTTAAGACTTTCTTTGAATTAAGAAATAAGCCAGATAAATTTTTTTAAATAAAATTTATTTTAAAGTATTTTGCTTTCCGTTTGCTTACCAGAACACACTTCCTTCACGAGAAAAGTTAGTATCTAAATGCAATAATATTAAACGTTTAAATGACACTCGAAATAATAGTCGTTTTGGCGCTCGTTGTCATCGCCATTTTTTTATTTGCTACCGAATTCTTTCCGATCGATCTGGTGCGCTTATTATTATGGCGACGCTTTTGGGCAGCGGCATCATTTCACCGGCGGAGGGGCTTTCCGGGTTCAGCAATCCGGCGACTGTAACCGTCGCGGCCATGTTTGTTTTCAACGCCGGCCTCTCCAAAACCGGCGCGGTCATCTTTATTGGAAAAATTCTGACCTGCTTGGCAAGCGAAATTTTTGGCTGGCTTTAATCACCATTATGCTAACTGTTGGCGTTGTCTCGGCATTCATAAATAATACCGCGGCTGTGGCG
This sequence is a window from candidate division KSB1 bacterium. Protein-coding genes within it:
- a CDS encoding L-seryl-tRNA(Sec) selenium transferase; translated protein: MKSSKQKLLSQIPQVDQILKHSELQPFILKFSHEFVLQNVQTVTEQYRAELLAKESSNNSSRESITNQILSRSLSRMQNFLRPSLQRAINGTGIILHTGLGRAPLTKEAKENLAKVADGYSNLEMDLESGKRGERNFHVEDLLRYLTGAEAACVVNNNAAAVLLTLNTLSFRKEAVISRGQLVEIGGSFRIPEVMEKSGTKMVEVGTTNKTHLKDYEKAISGKTGVICVVHPSNFRVKGFTTEVSFSELVSLGEKHNIPVIYDLGGGVLVDLRKYNLPYEPVVAESVASGVDVVTFSGDKVLGGPQAGIIVGKKKYIDKIKSNPLMRALRCDKLIYAALEPTLRLYLNEDALLKENYVLKMLLEPMENLNKKAKELSSKLDRIKTSCQFKIEDTNIEIGSGAMPLEELPSKAISLCMDSISTETLAKNFRCHSPPIIGYIRNNRLFFDLRTIFEDEHAIFFEACQKILTSN